In one Dreissena polymorpha isolate Duluth1 chromosome 7, UMN_Dpol_1.0, whole genome shotgun sequence genomic region, the following are encoded:
- the LOC127838350 gene encoding uncharacterized protein LOC127838350: METATPVKSVRACLTCNRSSQGHLKNLRNVAMRSILLKKQFECLGCNIEDLVKVGHENLLVCDTCLKILDKLSEMKLNLQMNMKELKKSEDRTKRLIMHSVSPVVKKFKDTIVPVKSRKSSRALFKMTSPSPSRCIDSVISPKSGSIDHSYSGIPSKTKTQSLDHLYSTTVNQNVDLNNPYSFHKNKILMPPEITVNEKKSVIIIFEQSSKDTVSVNTVLEKLLDLPSVNERLYLCLLQRLSGELNRICGTKDKSVLRTKVSELEPETFFSDIVKEMHLKCPKVLQFLITLSCPMDLAVPEKKHGIAAMYALGMYLRNNHMIAFQKAVAASCIRYNAGNGLMEFLHNLGMSIPTKSKLPMLDDLGQINGRYVVSALAIGKTIKITVDNIDGHIKAYQVRLGSGNRDFHYTHWSILIDRFDPRDLSTQPKQITAQGPDPTIFFLSSNEHEALRKRCTQLVMRILVEEIQPLSMFSTATPRLVDHKYRQVVDRPSQVHPMFVIMKDPKSLPNCVQIMDTILGTIESLYTSAGRGDEFNNMASIPLGGDQLTRVTFDSARVLRSGTHSRTERFDQLSPVIEELFHVQQDLLEKIIKTFYIPETAREEGSLAQYRAILHRTNVNGQVKANGYESHKDFLITVTRALVIELACERWGADCKTDLGSLVPEEMKTSNTKGKKQWLQEQVTKVVDTLFCPYSAPKDAKIYLRRSGHLYCVTVPSKDVGKTIDLIINGEAVRIRVPEDCKTDEAEDGVFSYSLGIVRVAMDFIMFNDAIKSGDIDMITILMKRFIPLFIGLSSYKSKYAIECVNFLTKTECLLSDFESARVKLGLLVNRKGRPGKNKPADMEQENNIRLVKHVIRGLGAGKSDKAMLRISKAAPVISAMVNGLEGSKTHKDRHSRKSISEDISRLGDAIRKIRPFNYQKGRQMNPFKKISSNVIGAVNKDKLKDFIIRHSSRAVNKLAFDDNED; encoded by the exons ATGGAAACAGCAACTCCAGTAAAGTCAGTGAGGGCCTGTCTAACCTGTAATCGTTCATCTCAAGGACATTTAAAAAACTTAAGAAATGTAGCTATGCGATCCATACTACTGAAAAAACAGTTTGAATGTCTAGGCTGCAATATTGAAGACCTTGTGAAAGTAGGACATGAAAATCTGTTGGTTTGTGacacatgtttgaaaatattgGACAAACTATCAGAAATGAAGTTGAATTTACAAATGAACATGAAAGAACTAAAGAAGAGTGAGGATAGAACAAAGAGATTAATTATGCATTCTGTTTCTCCAGTAGTTAAGAAGTTCAAGGACACAATTGTACCAGTAAAATCTAGAAAAAGTTCAAGGGCACTTTTTAAGATGACATCTCCATCTCCATCAAGATGTATTGATTCAGTTATTAGTCCAAAATCAGGCAGCATTGATCATTCATACTCTGGTATaccaagcaaaacaaaaacacaaagccTTGACCATTTGTATTCAACAACCGTAAATCAAAATGTAGATCTTAATAATCCATACAGTTTTCATAAGAACAAAATACTGATGCCTCCTGAAATTACTGTTAACGAAAAGAAAAGTGTTATAATAATATTTGAACAATCATCAAAAGACACTGTAAGTGTTAATACTGTTTTGGAAAAACTTCTTGATCTCCCTTCTGTAAATGAAAGACTATATCTATGTTTATTGCAACGACTATCTGGAGAACTAAACAGGATCTGTGGAACAAAAGACAAAAGTGTTTTAAGGACAAAGGTGTCAGAACTAGAACCTGAAACCTTTTTCAGTGACATTGTAAAAGAAATGCACTTGAAATGTCCGAAGGTGTTGCAGTTTCTGATAACCCTGTCTTGCCCAATGGATCTTGCAGTTCCAGAGAAAAAACATGGCATAGCAGCTATGTATGCACTTGGCATGTACTTACGGAACAACCACATGATTGCCTTTCAAAAAGCTGTTGCTGCATCATGTATAAGATATAATGCAGGGAATGGA CTCATGGAGTTTTTACACAATCTGGGAATGTCAATACCTACAAAAAGCAAGCTGCCAATGTTGGATGACCTTGGACAAATAAATGGTCGGTATGTAGTTTCTGCTTTGGCTATTGGGAAAACCATCAAAATCACAGTTGATAACATTGACGGGCACATAAAAGCTTATCAG GTCAGGCTTGGTAGTGGAAACAGAGATTTTCACTACACTCATTGGTCGATCCTTATCGACAGATTTGACCCAAGAGATCTGAGCACACAACCGAAACAGATAACTGCCCAAGGACCTGACCCTACCATCTTCTTCTTGTCTTCAAACGAACATGAAGCATTAag GAAAAGATGTACTCAGCTTGTCATGCGGATACTGGTAGAAGAAATACAGCCATTGTCCATGTTTTCTACGGCAACACCTCGTCTTGTGGACCATAAATACAGACAAGTGGTTGATAGACCATCACAAGTTCATCCAATGTTT gtgATCATGAAAGACCCAAAGTCATTACCTAATTGTGTTCAGATAATGGACACTATATTAGGAACCATAGAGTCATTATATACATCTGCTGGGAGAG GTGATGAGTTTAACAACATGGCCAGTATTCCCCTGGGTGGTGATCAGCTGACACGGGTAACATTTGATTCGGCACGCGTTCTGAGATCTGGTACTCACAGTCGAACAGAGAGGTTTGACCAGTTGTCTCCAGTCATCGAAGAACTATTTCATGTTCAGCAAGACTTGTTAGAG aaaatcatcAAAACCTTCTACATACCAGAAACAGCTCGTGAAGAGGGATCACTTGCCCAGTACAGAGCAATTCTTCATAGAACAAACGTTAATGGTCAAGTAAAGGCTAATGGATATGAATCACACAAAGACTTCCTCATTACTGTCACTAG AGCTCTTGTGATAGAGTTAGCTTGTGAAAGATGGGGGGCTGATTGCAAGACAGACTTGGGGTCTCTGGTTCCGGAAGAAATGAAGACTTCTAATACCAAAGGGAAGAAGCAGTGGTTACAGGAGCAAGTGACCAAAGTGGTGGATACACTGTTCTGCCCATACTCTGCTCCAAAAGATGCTAAAATATACCTTCGGCGCAGTGGCCATTTGTACTGTGTTACGGTGCCTTCAAAAGATGTCGGGAAAACCATTGATCTTATcataaatg GTGAAGCTGTCCGCATAAGAGTGCCTGAAGATTGTAAAACTGACGAAGCAGAAGATGGTGTGTTTTCATACAGCCTTGGGATTGTCAGAGTTGCAATGGATTTTATCATGTTCAATGATGCAATAAAATCAGGTGATATAGACATGATTACAATTCTTATGAAACGATTCATTCCACTGTTTATAGGATTGTCATCCTACAAATCAAAGTATGCTATTGAGTGTGTCAACTTCCTTACTAAAACTGAATGCCTGTTGTCAGACTTTGAAAGTGCTAGAGTGAAACTGGGATTGTTGGTCAACAGAAAAGGCCGACCAGGAAAAAACAAACCAGCAGACATGGAACAGGAGAATAATATTCGTCTTGTCAAACACGTAATTAGAGGACTTGGAGCCGGAAAAAGTGATAAAGCTATGCTAAGAATATCGAAGGCAGCACCTGTAATCAGTGCAATGGTAAATGGACTAGAAGGAAGCAAGACACATAAAGATAGACACTCCAGAAAGTCAATATCAGAAGATATTTCAAGATTAGGGGATGCAATTCGAAAAATAAGGCCTTTCAACTATCAGAAGGGTAGACAAATGAATCCTTTCAAGAAAATTTCATCAAATGTGATTGGTGCTGTGAACAAAGACAAATTAAAGGACTTTATAATCAGGCACAGCTCCAGAGCAGTTAATAAGCTTGCTTTTGATGACAATGAAGACTAA